A window from Shewanella livingstonensis encodes these proteins:
- a CDS encoding thiol-disulfide oxidoreductase DCC family protein, producing MELTVFYDGTCPLCLNEMKQLKRYDSLGRINLEDINADDINLRFPDLDVVYANTVLHGLQADGSWLYGLDVTAKAWGLTGKHGWIKLLRLPLIKPVADMAYLAFARNRYRISYLLTGQKRCDNGNCKVK from the coding sequence ATGGAACTGACTGTTTTTTACGATGGCACTTGCCCGCTGTGCCTCAATGAAATGAAGCAACTAAAGCGTTACGATAGTTTAGGCCGGATTAACCTTGAAGACATTAATGCTGATGATATCAACCTTCGCTTCCCTGATTTAGATGTAGTGTATGCCAATACGGTATTACATGGATTACAAGCCGATGGCAGTTGGCTTTATGGTTTAGATGTTACTGCTAAAGCCTGGGGCTTAACCGGTAAGCATGGCTGGATAAAGCTGCTGCGCTTACCGCTAATAAAACCGGTTGCTGACATGGCTTATTTAGCCTTTGCCCGAAATCGTTATCGGATATCTTATTTACTCACCGGCCAAAAGCGCTGTGATAATGGCAATTGTAAGGTTAAATAA
- the folX gene encoding dihydroneopterin triphosphate 2'-epimerase, which translates to MPLSQAIIKVTNLRLRTFIGFNQDEREKQQDVVINIEIHYPADRSFQTDDVADALNYKIITKKVIQHVEEGRFLLLEKLVADVLEICREHPTVTLARVTIDKPHALRFADSVSLSLEYQA; encoded by the coding sequence ATGCCACTAAGCCAAGCCATTATTAAGGTCACCAATTTACGTTTACGCACTTTTATTGGGTTTAACCAAGACGAGCGCGAAAAACAGCAAGATGTGGTGATCAACATTGAGATCCATTATCCAGCCGATCGATCGTTTCAAACCGACGATGTCGCCGATGCGCTAAACTACAAGATAATCACTAAGAAAGTGATTCAGCATGTAGAAGAAGGGCGCTTTTTATTACTGGAAAAACTGGTGGCTGACGTGTTAGAAATTTGCCGTGAACATCCAACAGTTACTTTAGCTAGGGTCACCATTGATAAGCCTCATGCATTACGATTCGCTGATTCAGTATCGCTATCTTTAGAGTATCAAGCCTAA